One stretch of Oceanimonas pelagia DNA includes these proteins:
- the trpCF gene encoding bifunctional indole-3-glycerol-phosphate synthase TrpC/phosphoribosylanthranilate isomerase TrpF has product MLNTVLGKIVADKKIWVQERKQSQPLASFEAGLTPSDRPFAEALAAGKPAFILECKKASPSKGLIREVFDLDAIAGVYGRYASAISVLTDEKYFQGRFEFVTQVRNQVTQPVICKDFIIDPYQIKLARHHNADAILLMLSVLNDEEYAELAAVAESLNMGVLTEVIDEDEVARALALGAKVIGINNRDLRDLSIDLDRTKRLAALIPDDRVVISESGIHHHGQTKALSAHADGFLVGSSLMAEDDLDLAVRRLILGDNKVCGLTRPEDAAAAHEAGAVYGGLIFVAKSPRCVDVNQARTIMAAAPLHYVGVFQNHAVENIVTTATELSLAAVQLHGSEDDATIAELKARLPGVAIWKAVAVSNELPALPKNADRLLFDTKSGNQSGGTGLAFDWALLNDIDKANAMLAGGLTPDNAATAASQGCRGLDFNSGVESAPGQKDAAKLKAAFATLRHYGRRTQK; this is encoded by the coding sequence ATGCTGAATACGGTGCTCGGCAAAATCGTTGCCGACAAAAAAATCTGGGTGCAGGAACGCAAGCAAAGCCAGCCGCTGGCGAGCTTTGAGGCTGGCCTCACCCCCAGTGATCGCCCCTTTGCCGAGGCCCTGGCCGCCGGCAAACCGGCCTTTATTCTGGAGTGCAAAAAAGCCTCCCCTTCCAAGGGGCTGATTCGGGAAGTGTTTGACCTGGACGCCATTGCCGGCGTGTATGGCCGCTACGCCTCGGCCATTTCGGTGCTGACCGACGAAAAATACTTTCAGGGTCGCTTTGAGTTTGTCACCCAGGTGCGCAATCAGGTCACCCAGCCGGTGATCTGCAAGGACTTCATTATCGACCCCTATCAGATCAAGCTGGCCCGTCATCACAACGCCGACGCCATTCTGCTGATGCTGTCGGTACTGAATGACGAAGAGTATGCCGAGCTGGCTGCAGTGGCCGAGTCGCTGAACATGGGCGTGCTCACCGAAGTGATCGACGAGGACGAAGTGGCCCGCGCCCTGGCACTGGGTGCCAAAGTCATTGGCATCAACAACCGGGATCTGCGGGATCTCTCCATCGATCTCGACCGCACCAAACGGCTGGCGGCGCTGATCCCCGACGACCGCGTGGTCATTTCCGAGTCAGGTATTCACCACCACGGCCAGACCAAGGCGCTTTCTGCCCATGCCGACGGCTTTCTGGTGGGCAGCTCGCTGATGGCCGAAGACGATCTGGACCTGGCGGTACGCCGGCTGATCCTGGGCGACAACAAGGTCTGTGGCCTGACACGTCCGGAAGACGCCGCCGCCGCCCATGAGGCCGGCGCCGTCTATGGCGGCCTGATTTTTGTGGCCAAAAGCCCCCGCTGTGTGGATGTGAACCAGGCGCGCACTATCATGGCCGCCGCCCCGCTCCACTATGTGGGCGTGTTTCAGAATCACGCCGTGGAGAATATTGTCACCACCGCCACCGAGCTGAGCCTGGCTGCGGTGCAGCTGCACGGCTCTGAGGACGATGCCACCATCGCCGAACTCAAGGCCCGGCTGCCCGGCGTGGCCATCTGGAAAGCGGTGGCGGTAAGCAACGAACTGCCGGCCCTGCCGAAAAATGCCGACCGGCTGCTGTTTGATACCAAATCCGGCAACCAGAGTGGCGGCACCGGGCTGGCCTTTGACTGGGCACTGTTAAACGACATCGACAAGGCCAATGCCATGCTGGCGGGCGGGCTCACTCCCGACAACGCCGCCACCGCGGCAAGCCAGGGCTGTCGCGGCCTGGACTTTAACTCCGGCGTGGAAAGCGCCCCCGGCCAGAAAGACGCAGCCAAACTCAAGGCCGCCTTTGCCACCCTCAGACATTACGGACGCAGGACACAAAAATGA
- the trpD gene encoding anthranilate phosphoribosyltransferase: protein MSQAMEQLYRGEHISREQAHALFEQVMSGDMDPIVLSSLLTALKIKGETPDEIAGAASALLAAARPFPRPDYAFCDIVGTGGDGMNTINVSTTSALVAAACGIKVAKHGNRGVSSKSGSSDLLEQLGIRLDLSPEQARRCLDKTNVCFLFAPHYHGGIRHAMPVRQALKTRTIFNVLGPLINPARPSFMVLGVYSPALVRPIADTLVAMGLTRGMVVHGSGLDEIAIHGTTHIAEINGDTISEYDITPEELGLERHDISAIVGGEPAENRRITEALLAGEGTLAQQSVIAMNVAPLLLMSGQVENLKQGVERALSVLRSGHAMGVVKQLAELSQC from the coding sequence ATGAGCCAGGCCATGGAGCAACTTTACCGGGGCGAACACATCAGCCGTGAGCAGGCCCACGCCCTGTTTGAGCAGGTGATGAGCGGCGATATGGACCCGATCGTGCTGTCTTCCCTGCTGACCGCATTAAAAATCAAGGGCGAAACCCCGGATGAGATCGCCGGCGCCGCCAGCGCCCTGCTGGCCGCCGCCAGACCCTTTCCGCGCCCCGACTACGCCTTTTGCGACATAGTAGGTACCGGCGGCGACGGCATGAACACCATTAACGTCTCCACCACCTCGGCGCTGGTGGCCGCCGCCTGCGGCATCAAGGTGGCCAAGCACGGCAACCGGGGCGTGTCCTCCAAATCGGGCTCTTCCGATCTGCTGGAGCAGCTGGGCATTCGCCTGGACCTGAGCCCGGAACAGGCCCGTCGCTGCCTGGACAAGACCAATGTGTGCTTTTTGTTTGCCCCCCACTACCACGGCGGCATTCGCCACGCCATGCCGGTGCGCCAGGCGCTGAAAACCCGCACCATCTTTAACGTGCTGGGCCCGCTGATCAACCCGGCGCGCCCCAGCTTTATGGTGCTGGGGGTATACAGCCCGGCGCTGGTGCGCCCCATTGCCGACACCCTGGTGGCCATGGGTCTGACCCGCGGCATGGTGGTACACGGCAGCGGCCTGGACGAAATTGCCATTCACGGCACCACCCACATTGCCGAGATCAATGGCGACACCATCAGCGAATATGACATCACCCCCGAAGAGCTGGGGCTGGAGCGCCACGACATCAGCGCCATTGTGGGCGGCGAGCCGGCGGAAAACCGCCGCATTACCGAGGCCCTGCTGGCCGGTGAAGGTACCCTGGCCCAGCAGAGCGTGATTGCCATGAACGTGGCGCCGCTGCTGCTGATGAGCGGCCAGGTGGAAAACCTCAAGCAGGGCGTGGAGCGGGCGCTGTCCGTGTTAAGATCCGGCCATGCCATGGGCGTGGTTAAACAACTGGCGGAGTTGAGTCAATGCTGA